A single region of the Massilia sp. erpn genome encodes:
- a CDS encoding carbonic anhydrase codes for MRKLIVLTASCFLIASAGAFDAGQPPPKPANIKSIHPPNPSVPGSASAKEGKEGKEGKPAAGAKATAGKPAKLSAREQEEQAEAELSAKIAERLAAMRANQAARAAAAAKAKKDAAARAAKLAAMPPPRANGTHWAYEGEFGPANWSKINSDWAKCGTGNRQSPIDIRDGMKVDLEQINFDYRPSAFSVQDNGHTVQVTVGGGNFLAVQNRMYELQQFHFHRPSEERINGKGFEMVIHLVHKDAEGRLAVLALLLERGKPQPAIQTVWNHLPLEKRDVANPSVVLDPNDLLPQRRDYFTYMGSLTTPPCTEGVLWLVMKEPVQASPAQMALFSRLYPLNARPIQAGSGRMIKESN; via the coding sequence ATGCGTAAGCTCATCGTCCTCACCGCCAGCTGTTTCCTGATTGCCTCGGCGGGTGCCTTCGACGCGGGCCAGCCGCCGCCCAAACCAGCCAATATCAAATCCATCCACCCGCCCAATCCTTCGGTGCCGGGTTCCGCCTCGGCCAAGGAAGGCAAAGAGGGCAAGGAAGGCAAACCCGCCGCCGGCGCCAAAGCCACGGCCGGCAAGCCCGCCAAGCTGTCGGCGCGCGAACAGGAGGAGCAGGCCGAGGCCGAGCTGTCGGCCAAGATCGCCGAGCGCCTGGCCGCGATGCGTGCCAACCAGGCCGCGCGCGCCGCTGCCGCCGCCAAGGCCAAGAAAGATGCCGCCGCCCGCGCCGCCAAGCTGGCCGCCATGCCGCCGCCGCGCGCCAACGGCACGCACTGGGCGTATGAGGGCGAGTTCGGCCCGGCCAACTGGAGCAAGATCAATTCGGACTGGGCCAAGTGCGGCACGGGCAACCGCCAGTCGCCCATCGATATCCGCGACGGCATGAAGGTCGATCTGGAGCAGATCAATTTCGATTACCGCCCCTCGGCCTTCTCGGTGCAGGATAACGGCCATACGGTGCAGGTGACGGTCGGCGGGGGCAATTTCCTGGCGGTGCAGAACCGCATGTACGAGCTGCAGCAGTTCCACTTCCACCGCCCGTCCGAGGAGCGCATCAACGGCAAGGGTTTCGAGATGGTGATCCACCTGGTGCACAAGGATGCGGAAGGCCGCCTGGCCGTGCTGGCCCTGCTGCTGGAACGCGGCAAGCCGCAGCCGGCCATCCAGACCGTGTGGAACCATCTGCCGCTGGAAAAACGCGATGTCGCCAATCCCTCGGTGGTGCTCGACCCCAACGACCTGCTGCCGCAGCGTCGCGATTACTTCACGTATATGGGATCGCTGACCACGCCGCCCTGCACCGAAGGCGTGCTGTGGCTGGTGATGAAGGAGCCGGTGCAGGCCTCGCCGGCGCAGATGGCCCTGTTCAGCCGCCTGTATCCACTCAATGCGCGTCCGATCCAGGCAGGATCGGGCCGCATGATCAAGGAATCGAACTGA
- a CDS encoding D-hexose-6-phosphate mutarotase yields MSNMEQAGQLPAVRIKAQDGSQALIALYGGHLLSWKSGTGKERLFLSERSALDGSAAIRGGVPVIFPQFGQRGNGQRHGFARTATWRLASHADGQPGIPAHAEFHLNQDDLAPAVKADWPYAFELRLRFTLRADALSMALNVRNTGQDDFSFAAALHTYYALADFVRTTLDGLAAPIAFSEFLDEIHPATPALSLCQPAGQESLQLQQQGFNEWVVWNPGAANAAALLDMADEEWRRFVCIEPARVDKQILRAGGEWSGIHTVSSIP; encoded by the coding sequence ATGAGCAATATGGAACAGGCGGGCCAGTTGCCCGCCGTGCGCATCAAGGCGCAGGATGGTTCGCAAGCCCTGATCGCGCTGTATGGCGGCCATCTGCTGTCGTGGAAGAGTGGCACGGGCAAGGAACGCCTCTTCCTCAGTGAACGCTCGGCCCTCGACGGCAGCGCCGCCATCCGCGGCGGCGTGCCGGTGATCTTTCCCCAGTTCGGCCAGCGCGGCAACGGCCAGCGCCACGGTTTTGCGCGCACCGCCACCTGGCGCCTGGCCAGCCATGCCGACGGCCAGCCCGGCATTCCGGCCCACGCCGAATTCCATCTGAACCAGGACGACCTGGCGCCCGCCGTCAAAGCCGACTGGCCTTATGCTTTCGAGCTGCGCCTGCGCTTTACCCTGCGCGCCGACGCCTTGAGCATGGCTCTCAATGTGCGCAATACCGGCCAGGACGATTTTTCCTTCGCCGCCGCCCTGCACACCTATTACGCGCTGGCCGATTTCGTCCGTACCACGCTGGATGGCCTGGCTGCGCCGATCGCCTTCAGCGAATTTCTCGACGAGATCCATCCCGCCACGCCGGCCTTAAGCCTGTGCCAGCCGGCCGGACAGGAATCGCTGCAATTGCAGCAGCAGGGCTTTAACGAATGGGTGGTATGGAATCCGGGCGCGGCCAATGCGGCGGCCCTGCTGGATATGGCGGATGAGGAATGGCGCCGCTTCGTCTGCATCGAACCGGCGCGCGTAGACAAGCAGATCCTGCGCGCCGGCGGCGAGTGGAGCGGGATTCACACCGTCAGTTCGATTCCTTGA
- a CDS encoding N-acetylmuramoyl-L-alanine amidase has product MPSTPFLRTESLNAKPVARRTILKAGGTLLLSVLAPQLAHAAQILAVRVWPADDYTRVTLENDSDLKTSHFLVKDPERLVVDIEGLELNPTLKSLVAKIQSNDPYIKQVRVGQNRPNVVRLVFDLKEEVKPQVFTLAPVGNYKHRLIFDLYPVKAVDPIAAMIEKGEWSSDSKSTAAAAQPAAPAAIPAPATPTGSSAQANNAGAAAPPPASTGPAAHPPLPGAVDAGQNGKPDIAAAKPEPKHDAKPESKPEQRAETRPGKVTRMITIALDPGHGGEDPGAIGARGSREKDIVLAIAKRLKARIEEHPNMRVMLTRDGDYFVPLPTRVEKARKVDADLFVSIHADAFVQPSARGSSVFVLSEKGASSTAARWLANKENQADLIGGANVKTPDKQLASVLFDLSTTAQINDSMKVGKAVLGEIGGINKLHKGSVEQAGFAVLKAPDIPSILIETAFISNPEEEARLLDNAYQEQIASAIVKGIKSYFAKNPPLAKSRQT; this is encoded by the coding sequence ATGCCTTCAACGCCTTTCCTTCGCACCGAATCTTTGAACGCCAAGCCTGTTGCCCGGCGCACCATCCTGAAAGCCGGCGGCACCTTGCTGCTGTCGGTACTCGCGCCCCAGCTGGCCCACGCCGCCCAGATCCTGGCCGTGCGCGTGTGGCCGGCCGATGACTATACCCGCGTCACGCTGGAGAACGACAGCGACCTGAAAACCAGCCACTTCCTGGTCAAGGATCCGGAACGCCTGGTGGTCGATATCGAAGGGCTGGAACTGAATCCGACCTTGAAAAGCCTGGTCGCCAAGATCCAGTCCAACGACCCGTACATCAAGCAGGTGCGCGTGGGCCAGAACCGGCCCAACGTGGTGCGCCTGGTGTTCGACCTGAAGGAAGAGGTCAAGCCGCAGGTGTTCACCCTGGCGCCGGTCGGCAATTACAAGCACCGCCTGATCTTCGACCTGTATCCGGTGAAAGCAGTCGACCCGATCGCAGCCATGATCGAAAAAGGCGAGTGGTCGAGCGACAGCAAGAGCACAGCCGCCGCCGCGCAGCCTGCCGCACCGGCCGCCATACCAGCGCCGGCCACGCCCACCGGCAGCAGCGCGCAAGCCAATAATGCCGGCGCCGCCGCACCGCCACCCGCCAGCACCGGCCCCGCAGCGCATCCGCCGCTGCCCGGCGCGGTGGACGCGGGCCAGAACGGCAAGCCCGATATCGCCGCCGCCAAGCCGGAGCCGAAGCACGACGCCAAGCCCGAAAGCAAGCCAGAACAGCGCGCCGAGACCCGCCCCGGCAAGGTGACGCGCATGATCACCATCGCGCTCGACCCCGGCCACGGCGGCGAAGACCCCGGCGCCATCGGCGCGCGCGGCAGCCGCGAGAAGGATATCGTGCTGGCCATCGCCAAGCGCCTGAAGGCGCGCATCGAGGAGCATCCGAATATGCGCGTGATGCTGACGCGCGACGGCGACTACTTCGTGCCGCTGCCCACCCGCGTGGAAAAGGCGCGCAAGGTCGATGCCGACCTGTTCGTCTCCATCCACGCCGACGCTTTCGTGCAGCCTTCGGCGCGCGGCTCCTCGGTCTTCGTGTTGTCGGAAAAAGGCGCCAGCTCGACAGCGGCGCGCTGGCTGGCGAACAAGGAAAACCAGGCCGACCTGATTGGCGGCGCGAACGTGAAAACGCCGGACAAGCAATTGGCCAGCGTGCTGTTCGACCTGTCCACCACGGCCCAGATCAACGACAGCATGAAAGTCGGCAAGGCGGTGCTGGGCGAAATCGGCGGCATCAACAAGCTGCATAAAGGTTCGGTGGAGCAGGCCGGATTCGCCGTGCTGAAAGCGCCCGACATCCCGTCCATCCTGATCGAAACGGCCTTCATCTCCAACCCGGAAGAGGAAGCGCGCCTGCTCGACAACGCCTATCAGGAACAGATCGCCAGCGCCATCGTCAAAGGCATCAAGAGCTACTTCGCCAAAAACCCGCCGCTCGCCAAGAGCCGGCAGACTTGA
- the tsaE gene encoding tRNA (adenosine(37)-N6)-threonylcarbamoyltransferase complex ATPase subunit type 1 TsaE yields the protein MPHFKSHLHDEAGTAALGVALARALAPGLSIYLHGDLGAGKTALTRALLHAAGHVGPVKSPTYTLSEPYRVQLGGKPQTVIHYDLYRMGSPEEFLDAGFREDFDGENICIVEWPEKGEPVLPPPDLHVFLTVAGQGRDVELQASSALGQSCLQRLSFAPNL from the coding sequence ATGCCGCACTTTAAATCCCATTTGCACGACGAAGCCGGCACCGCCGCCCTGGGCGTGGCGCTGGCGCGCGCCCTGGCGCCCGGCCTGTCCATCTATCTGCACGGCGACCTGGGCGCCGGCAAGACCGCCCTCACGCGCGCCCTGCTGCACGCCGCCGGCCATGTGGGGCCGGTGAAAAGCCCGACCTATACCCTGTCCGAGCCTTACCGCGTGCAGCTCGGCGGCAAGCCGCAGACCGTCATCCACTACGATCTGTACCGCATGGGCAGCCCGGAGGAATTCCTCGACGCGGGCTTCCGCGAGGACTTCGACGGCGAGAATATCTGCATCGTCGAGTGGCCGGAGAAAGGCGAGCCGGTGCTGCCGCCGCCCGACCTCCACGTTTTTCTCACTGTGGCCGGACAGGGGCGTGATGTAGAATTGCAAGCGTCGTCAGCTCTGGGCCAGTCATGCCTTCAACGCCTTTCCTTCGCACCGAATCTTTGA
- the queG gene encoding tRNA epoxyqueuosine(34) reductase QueG, whose protein sequence is MSLSQANLAELAAAIKAWGVELGFAEVRITDIDLSAAEAGLQAWLDAGMHGDMDYMASHGMKRARPAELVPGTVRVITARMNYLPEDKEGESEDWREREARRLADPSAAVISVYARGRDYHKVLRARLQQLADRIQAGIGPFGFRVFTDSAPVMELPLAEKSGLGWRGKHTLLINRSAGSMFFMGEVLVDLPLPVDEPTGAHCGQCSACITACPTQAIVAPGRMDARRCISYLTIELKSAIPEELRPLIGNRIYGCDDCQTACPWNKFAQRATLPDFDERHALGSAGMIELFAWSEDEFNRRMEGSPIRRIGHERWLRNLAVGLGNAADLGAKGDPAIVAALRSRLEHPSELVCEHIRWALARHS, encoded by the coding sequence ATGTCCCTCTCTCAAGCCAATTTAGCCGAACTCGCCGCCGCCATCAAGGCGTGGGGCGTGGAACTGGGCTTCGCCGAAGTGCGCATCACCGACATCGACCTGAGCGCCGCGGAGGCCGGCCTGCAAGCCTGGCTCGACGCGGGCATGCACGGCGACATGGACTATATGGCCAGCCACGGCATGAAAAGGGCGCGTCCGGCCGAGCTGGTGCCCGGCACGGTGCGCGTGATCACGGCGCGCATGAACTATCTGCCTGAAGACAAAGAGGGCGAAAGCGAAGACTGGCGCGAACGCGAAGCGCGGCGCCTGGCCGATCCCTCGGCGGCCGTGATCTCGGTGTATGCCCGTGGCCGCGACTACCACAAGGTCTTGCGCGCCCGCCTGCAGCAGCTGGCCGACCGTATCCAGGCCGGCATCGGCCCCTTCGGCTTCCGCGTGTTCACCGACTCGGCGCCGGTGATGGAGTTGCCGCTGGCCGAAAAATCGGGCCTGGGCTGGCGCGGCAAGCATACCCTGCTGATCAACCGCAGTGCCGGCTCCATGTTCTTCATGGGCGAAGTCCTGGTCGACCTGCCGCTGCCGGTGGACGAACCGACCGGCGCCCACTGTGGCCAGTGCAGCGCCTGCATCACCGCCTGCCCCACGCAAGCCATCGTCGCGCCGGGGCGGATGGATGCGCGGCGTTGCATCTCCTACCTGACCATCGAGCTGAAAAGCGCCATCCCCGAAGAGTTGCGGCCCCTGATCGGCAACCGCATCTACGGTTGCGACGACTGCCAGACCGCCTGTCCCTGGAACAAATTCGCCCAGCGCGCCACCTTGCCCGACTTCGACGAGCGCCACGCCCTCGGCAGCGCCGGGATGATCGAATTGTTCGCCTGGAGCGAAGACGAATTCAACCGCCGCATGGAAGGCAGCCCCATCCGCCGCATCGGCCACGAACGCTGGCTGCGCAATCTGGCCGTCGGCCTCGGCAATGCCGCCGATCTCGGCGCCAAAGGCGATCCCGCCATCGTCGCCGCCCTGCGCAGCCGGCTTGAGCACCCCTCCGAACTGGTCTGCGAGCACATCCGCTGGGCCCTGGCCCGCCACAGCTGA
- a CDS encoding CPBP family intramembrane glutamic endopeptidase: MNTAQQTVMPVPTFRHRMLAKPLVRGIVAALAVIVPLAAALMLSEAIAPKHLRVMWPNILAMLACLAGYGLYVRRVEKRPLLELSGPGALGETLAGAGLGLLLSLGALLPLWLLNVYQVQGVNAWTVLLKPAAGMALVAVFEELLCRAILFRLVEKSWGTRTALTVSLLFFIVAHLPNEHISAIGVLNTGMAGIGLSAAYMVTRRLWLPIGLHFVWNYLFDAVFSIPVSGQPAKGLLQGAMHGPEWLSGGAYGIEASILTLLVWGLASLVLLRQAQQRGHILPRPR; encoded by the coding sequence ATGAACACCGCGCAGCAAACCGTGATGCCCGTTCCCACCTTCCGCCACCGCATGCTGGCCAAGCCGCTGGTGCGCGGCATCGTGGCCGCCCTCGCCGTCATCGTGCCACTGGCCGCCGCGCTGATGCTGTCCGAAGCCATCGCCCCCAAGCATCTGCGCGTGATGTGGCCGAACATCCTGGCCATGCTGGCCTGCCTGGCCGGCTACGGCTTGTATGTGCGGCGCGTGGAAAAACGGCCGCTGCTGGAATTGTCGGGACCAGGGGCGCTCGGCGAAACCCTGGCCGGCGCCGGCCTCGGCCTGCTGCTCAGCCTGGGCGCGCTGCTGCCGCTGTGGCTGCTCAACGTCTACCAGGTGCAGGGCGTGAACGCCTGGACCGTGCTGCTCAAGCCGGCGGCCGGCATGGCCCTGGTGGCCGTGTTTGAAGAGCTGCTGTGCCGCGCCATCCTGTTCCGCCTGGTCGAAAAATCCTGGGGCACCCGCACCGCGCTGACCGTCTCACTGCTGTTCTTCATCGTCGCCCACCTGCCCAATGAGCACATCAGCGCCATTGGCGTGCTCAACACCGGCATGGCCGGCATCGGCCTGAGCGCCGCCTATATGGTGACGCGCCGCCTGTGGCTGCCAATCGGCCTGCACTTCGTATGGAACTATCTGTTCGACGCCGTCTTCTCGATCCCCGTTTCCGGCCAGCCCGCCAAAGGCCTGCTGCAAGGCGCCATGCATGGTCCCGAATGGCTGAGCGGCGGCGCCTACGGCATCGAAGCCTCGATCCTGACGCTGCTGGTCTGGGGCCTCGCCAGCCTCGTCCTGTTGCGCCAGGCCCAGCAGCGCGGCCACATCCTCCCCCGCCCCCGTTAA
- a CDS encoding MarR family winged helix-turn-helix transcriptional regulator: protein MKPGLGTQLRHLIELLDGAVQAVYEEAGIDYRPRYTPVMRALQTRGSCSIGQIAEAAGITQPAATQTVALMQKAGLVVAAPGATDARQKRIQFSAAGLALLPQLEQCWRATADAADSLDRDLSYPLSTALADAIAALERQSFGARIRQARSKQ, encoded by the coding sequence ATGAAACCAGGACTCGGAACCCAATTGCGCCACCTGATCGAGCTGCTCGACGGCGCCGTGCAAGCCGTGTATGAAGAAGCGGGCATCGACTACCGCCCGCGCTACACGCCGGTGATGCGCGCCCTGCAGACACGCGGCAGTTGCAGCATCGGCCAGATCGCCGAAGCGGCCGGCATCACCCAGCCGGCTGCCACGCAGACGGTGGCGCTGATGCAGAAGGCGGGGCTGGTGGTGGCCGCGCCCGGCGCGACAGACGCGCGGCAAAAGCGCATCCAGTTCAGCGCTGCGGGGCTGGCCCTGCTGCCCCAGCTGGAACAATGCTGGCGCGCCACGGCCGATGCCGCCGACAGCCTGGACCGGGACCTGTCCTACCCCTTATCCACCGCACTGGCCGACGCCATCGCGGCCCTCGAACGCCAGAGTTTCGGCGCGCGCATACGCCAGGCCCGCAGCAAGCAATAA